A window of Festucalex cinctus isolate MCC-2025b chromosome 6, RoL_Fcin_1.0, whole genome shotgun sequence contains these coding sequences:
- the LOC144020288 gene encoding uncharacterized protein LOC144020288, with protein MAAMRRLLLVALLAAAAAAAVDQNRLAALVDEILRRFRVQRMPMFSLAVSVPPGAEPGSYDLNQVQDDNVRDTILRCQVYAGHNVVAATILRWPDVARDCPGAQVPWRDVLDACGRQSMTWGEVAAACPDKVADTRTDHAEYRVLERFHSWAQDKDKSGLLVFYAHAAPCEARCSSTRNHLSILQLLRRVGDWQEHVLVFSKLLVVKTLWEGNTMPDSRLIRALRNLGGALGDGGLAKIFRCDRPRERNAAMTCTSCSAGGQVTPKCYKEDGEEGGVQGGGGAPGGEQTGGWLEV; from the exons ATGGCGGCGATGCGCCGGCTCCTGCTGGTGGCGCTgttggccgccgccgccgccgccgccgtggaCCAGAACAGATTGGCCGCACTGGTCGATGAAATTCTGCGCAG ATTCCGAGTGCAAAG GATGCCCATGTTTAGTCTGGCCGTGAGCGTCCCGCCCGGCGCCGAGCCGGGCTCGTACGACCTCAATCAGGTGCAAGACGACAACGTGAGGGACACCATCCTGCGGTGCCAAGTCTACGCCGGCCACAACGTGGTGGCCGCCACCATTCTCAGGTGGCCCGACGTGGCGCGTGACTGCCCCGGGGCGCAGGTGCCGTGGCGGGACGTTCTGGACGCGTGCGGTCGACAGTCCATGACGTGGGGGGAGGTGGCCGCCGCCTGCCCAGACAAAGTGGCGGACACGAGGACGGACCACGCCGAATACCGAGTCCTGGAGAGGTTCCACAGCTGGGCGCAGGATAAGGACAAGTCGGGTCTGTTGGTGTTTTACGCGCACGCGGCGCCCTGCGAGGCGCGCTGCTCCAGCACCCGGAACCACCTCAGCATCCTCCAGCTGCTGAGGCGCGTCGGCGACTGGCAGGAGCACGTGCTCGTCTTCTCCAAGTTGCTGGTCGTCAAAACGCTGTGGGAAGGCAACACCATGCCCGACAGCAGGTTGATCCGAGCCCTGCGCAACCTGGGCGGGGCGCTGGGCGACGGCGGACTGGCCAAGATCTTTCGCTGCGACCGGCCCCGGGAGCGCAACGCCGCCATGACGTGCACCAGCTGCTCCGCCGGGGGGCAGGTCACCCCCAAGTGCTACAAGGAGGATGGGGAGGAAGGTGGGGTGCAAGGAGGGGGCGGGGCACCAGGAGGGGAGCAAACGGGAG GATGGTTGGAAGTCTGA
- the commd1 gene encoding COMM domain-containing protein 1 isoform X2 — protein sequence MSRDESKMAEAAETSRSSLGALLNGVAQQTFHRNSDVTEELLKSQLYPEATQEHFKALYDKMKALLKSMAAADMDHAQLEAFLTAQTRFWKSQRGRVRQSLLAHSRWEPALRGLSWRLDLRTGPAAARGGPPGGPVALLELELGAGDRESDFVCVEMDEHNVQHVLDKMAAIQAAIDAAAVQQHA from the exons ATGTCACGTGATGAGTCCAAGATGGCCGAGGCGGCGGAGACGAGCAGGAGCTCGCTGGGCGCGCTGCTCAACGGCGTCGCTCAGCAAACGTTCCACCGGAACAGCGACGTGACGGAGGAGCTGCTGAAAAGTCAACTTTACCCCGAGGCCACGCAGGAACACTTCAAGGCTTTGTACGACAAGATGAAGGCGCTCCTCAAG TCGATGGCCGCTGCGGACATGGACCACGCCCAGCTGGAGGCCTTCCTGACCGCCCAGA CCCGCTTCTGGAAGAGCCAGCGCGGGCGAGTCCGCCAAAGCCTGCTGGCGCACAGCCGCTGGGAGCCCGCGCTCAGGGGCCTCTCCTGGAGGCTGGACCTCCGGACCGGGCCGGCGGCAGCCCGCGGGGGGCCCCCCGGTGGCCCCGTCGCTCTGCTGGAGCTGGAGCTGGGCGCCGGCGACCGG GAGTCGGACTTTGTGTGCGTGGAGATGGACGAGCACAACGTACAGCACGtgctggacaagatggccgccatccAGGCCGCCATCGACGCCGCCGCCGTTCAGCAGCACGCTTGA
- the commd1 gene encoding COMM domain-containing protein 1 isoform X1: MSRDESKMAEAAETSRSSLGALLNGVAQQTFHRNSDVTEELLKSQLYPEATQEHFKALYDKMKALLKSMAAADMDHAQLEAFLTAQTRKQGAGQGVSPEQAAALARFWKSQRGRVRQSLLAHSRWEPALRGLSWRLDLRTGPAAARGGPPGGPVALLELELGAGDRESDFVCVEMDEHNVQHVLDKMAAIQAAIDAAAVQQHA, encoded by the exons ATGTCACGTGATGAGTCCAAGATGGCCGAGGCGGCGGAGACGAGCAGGAGCTCGCTGGGCGCGCTGCTCAACGGCGTCGCTCAGCAAACGTTCCACCGGAACAGCGACGTGACGGAGGAGCTGCTGAAAAGTCAACTTTACCCCGAGGCCACGCAGGAACACTTCAAGGCTTTGTACGACAAGATGAAGGCGCTCCTCAAG TCGATGGCCGCTGCGGACATGGACCACGCCCAGCTGGAGGCCTTCCTGACCGCCCAGACCCGCAAGCAGGGGGCGGGCCAGGGCGTCAGTCCCGAGCAGGCCGCCGCCCTGGCCCGCTTCTGGAAGAGCCAGCGCGGGCGAGTCCGCCAAAGCCTGCTGGCGCACAGCCGCTGGGAGCCCGCGCTCAGGGGCCTCTCCTGGAGGCTGGACCTCCGGACCGGGCCGGCGGCAGCCCGCGGGGGGCCCCCCGGTGGCCCCGTCGCTCTGCTGGAGCTGGAGCTGGGCGCCGGCGACCGG GAGTCGGACTTTGTGTGCGTGGAGATGGACGAGCACAACGTACAGCACGtgctggacaagatggccgccatccAGGCCGCCATCGACGCCGCCGCCGTTCAGCAGCACGCTTGA
- the b3gnt2a gene encoding N-acetyllactosaminide beta-1,3-N-acetylglucosaminyltransferase 2a, with amino-acid sequence MFPNVPLYPRVVAKVLPRTPAWTSGSCASQARLARVRGSRRRVPCACATLLLFNVCACCALAALGWKLRGRGGGPLQSVPVRSRSGSGAPFWNSEQRRLDLSGPSRDSCEADRRVVTQVWDYNTLPRGLQDFLLYMRCRKSSVLVSPGRGQVCGQARPFLLLAIKSLVPHFERRQAIRQTWGGGVRAKNRTVAAVFLLGRTPPEDHHPDLRGMLGREAELHGDLLQWEFRDTPLNSSLKEALFLRWFRRNCRQARFVLEAHDDVFVDTSRVLDFLENLPGGSGRFLFVGDVVADGRPPGDRAMPDFVPPSFFAGAYPPYAASGGVLLSGEVASRLHDVSRRIVLFPLHEVYAGLCLRKLGLRPQEHPGFAVRRDGDGGGRKRGEGACARSNLLVASGRTAQDMLRMWNRRDDCDAV; translated from the exons ATGTTCCCAAACGTTCCGTTGTACCCGAGGGTCGTCGCTAAAGTTCTTCCCCGGACCCCGGCATGGACTTCCGGATCTTGCGCGTCTCAGGCGCGACTGGCTCGGGTTCGAGGGAGCCGCAGGCGTGTGCCGTGCGCATGCGCGACGCTGCTGCTGTtcaacgtgtgtgcgtgttgcgcCCTGGCGGCTCTCGGCTGGAAACTTCGCGGGCGCGGCGGCGGACCGCTCCAGTCGGTTCCGGTCCGGTCCCGGAGCGGTTCGGGCGCACCTTTCTGGAACTCGGAGCAGCGGCGGCTGGACTTGAGCGGGCCGAGTCGAGACTCGTGCGAAGCGGACCGCAGAGTCGTCACGCAG GTGTGGGACTACAACACGTTGCCTCGCGGCCTCCAGGACTTCCTGCTCTACATGCGCTGCAGGAAGTCGTCTGTGCTTGTGTCTCCGGGTCGTGGTCAGGTCTGCGGGCAGGCGCGGCCCTTCCTGCTGCTCGCCATCAAGTCGCTGGTGCCGCACTTCGAGCGCCGGCAGGCCATCCGCCAGACGTGGGGGGGCGGCGTGCGGGCCAAAAACCGCACGGTGGCCGCCGTCTTCCTGCTGGGGCGGACGCCGCCGGAGGACCACCACCCGGACCTGCGAGGCATGCTGGGCCGGGAGGCGGAGCTTCACGGCGACCTGCTCCAATGGGAGTTCCGGGACACGCCGCTCAACTCGAGCCTGAAGGAGGCGCTCTTCCTGCGGTGGTTCCGCCGCAACTGCCGGCAAGCCCGCTTCGTCCTGGAAGCGCACGACGACGTCTTTGTCGACACGTCGCGGGTGTTGGACTTCCTGGAGAATCTGCCCGGCGGTAGCGGCCGCTTCCTGTTTGTGGGTGACGTCGTCGCCGACGGACGGCCGCCGGGGGACCGGGCGATGCCGGATTTCGTCCCGCCGAGTTTTTTCGCGGGCGCGTATCCGCCGTACGCCGCGTCCGGGGGCGTTCTGCTGTCGGGCGAGGTGGCGTCGCGCCTTCACGACGTCTCGCGGCGCATCGTCCTGTTCCCGCTCCACGAGGTCTACGCGGGGTTGTGCCTGCGCAAGCTAGGTCTGCGCCCGCAGGAGCACCCGGGTTTCGCCGTCCGCCGCGACGGCGACGGCGGGGGGAGGAAGCGTGGCGAGGGTGCGTGCGCGCGCAGCAATTTGTTGGTGGCGAGCGGTCGCACGGCGCAGGACATGCTGAGGATGTGGAACCGCCGTGACGACTGCGACGCAGTGTGA